The following coding sequences are from one Nicotiana tomentosiformis chromosome 3, ASM39032v3, whole genome shotgun sequence window:
- the LOC138908095 gene encoding uncharacterized protein encodes MQEKLAAHDSIIKGIETQLGQLSMALNIHPQGTLPADTNINPKEQNPNQLMAVSFRNGRDLNRGDWQSKKKDDQYRKFMEMLQQIQLNIPLMDALREMPGYAKMMKDLMSRKFDFQDLPTINPTQTCSAVVTRPMAQKVSDPGSFTIPCNIGSYAFAKALCDLGASINLMPLAIYTKLGIGRARPTSMLLQLADRTVKRPTGILDDLLVQVGKFVFLVDFVILDSQVDEEIPIILGRPFLDTRRALINCETGELKMRLNNEEIIFNVQQSMKIPNEFSSCLLVEAVDVILQEEDGTLNVRDPLEACLINLEEMDGEGLAEWVMALEGQGL; translated from the exons atgcaagaaaagttagcagcacatgattcgataatcaaaggcattgaaactcaaTTGGGACAACTGTCTATGGCCTTGAACATTCACCCACAAGGAACATTGCCTGCAGATACAAATATTAACCCAAAGGAACAAAATCCAAATCAGCTAATGGCAGTGAGTTTCAGGAATGGAAGAGATTTAAATAGAGG AGATTGGCAAAGCAAAAAAaaagatgatcaatacaggaaattcatggaaatgcttcaacaaattcaattgaatattccttTGATGGATGCTTTAAGGGAAATGCCagggtatgcaaaaatgatgaaggatctGATGTCGCGAAAATTTGACTTTCAGGACCTGCCCACTATAAATCCGACGCAGACGTGCAGCGCGGTAGTGACAAGACCTATGGCTCAAAAAGTGTCTGATCCAGGTAGTTTCACTATCCCATGCAACATTGggagttatgcttttgctaaagcattgtgtgacttgggggccagtataaacttgatgcccttggcaatCTATACAAAATTGGGCATTGGCAGAGCTAGACCGACCTCAATGTTATTGCAACTGGCTGATCGCACAGTCAAAAGACCGACAGGAATTCTTGATGATTTGCTTGTTCAAGTGGGGAAGTTTGTATTCCTTGTAGACTTCGTTATTCTTGACAGTCAAGTGGATGAAGAGATACCCATCATTTTGGGAAGGCCGTTCTTAGACACTAGGAGAGCATTGATTAattgtgagactggagagttgaaaatgaggttgaacaatgaagaaataatattcaacgttCAACAATCCATGAAGATACCCAATGAATTTTCAAGTTGCTTGCTAGTGGAGGCCGTGGATGTGATACTGCAAGAGGAGGATGGGACCCTTAATGTCAGGGATCCGCTAGAAGCATGTTTGATAAATTTGGAAGAGATGGATGGTGAAGGGCTGGCGGAGTGGGTCATGGCTCTCGAGGGTCAAGGGTTATGA